Genomic window (Enterobacteriaceae bacterium 4M9):
ATTGGCGAGGTGAAGTGGCCATATGACGACAGCGCCAGGCCAAAGTGACCGCGGTTTTCCGGGTCGTAAATCGCCTGCTTCATGGAGCGCAGCAGCATGGTTTGCAGCATTTCATGGTCTGGCCGGTCAGCAATAGAGGCCAGCAGCGCCGAGTAGTCGCTCGGCTGCGGCTTGTTGCCGCCCGGTAACTCAAGACCCAACTCAGACAGCACCGAACGAAACGAGTTAATTGCCTCGGTGGTCGGCGTGTCGTGTACGCGGAACAGCGCCGGCTCTTTGTGTTTTTCCACAAAACGCGCTGCCGCTACGTTTGCCAGAATCATGCACTCTTCAATCAGCTTGTGCGCGTCGTTACGCACCGTCTGCTCGATGCGCTCAATGCGGCGCTCGGCGTTGAAGATAAACTTCGCCTCTTCGCTTTCAAATGAGATGCCGCCACGCTCGGCGCGCGCTTCATCCAGCGTTTTGTACAGACTGTGCAGTTCTTCAATCGGCTTCACTAACGGCTGATACTGCTCGCGCAGCTCGGCGTCACCCTGCAGCATGTGCCAGACCTTGGTGTAGGTCAGGCGCGCGTGGGAGCTCATCACCGCTTCGTAGAATTTGTAAGTCGAGATGTTGCCGCGCGCGGAGATGGTCATCTCACACACCATACACAGGCGGTCCACCTGCGGATTAAGCGAGCACAGGCCGTTGGACAGCACTTCCGGCAGCATCGGCACCACCTGGGACGGGAAGTACACCGACGTGCCACGGCTGCATGCCTCGGCATCCAGCGCAGTACGTGGGCGCACGTAGTAGCTGACATCAGCAATCGCTACCCACAGACGCCAGCCGCCTCCGCGCTTTTTCTCACAATAAACGGCGTCATCAAAGTCGCGCGCATCTTCACCGTCAATGGTCACCAGTGGCAGCGAACGCAAATCAACGCGCCCGGCTTTTGCCGCTTCTGGCACCTGCTCGCTCAGGCCTGAGACCTCTTTTTCTACAGCTTCTGGCCAGACGTAAGGAATATCATGGGTGCGCAGGGCGATATCCACCGCCATGCCGGTACCCATGTTATCGCCCAGCACTTCAACAATTTTGCCAATCGCTTTAGTACGGCGCGTCGGGCGCTGGGTGAGTTCAACCACCACCACAAAACCCATACGCGCGCCCTGGATTTCTTCCGGCGGGATAAGGATGTCGAAACTCAGGCGGCTGTCATCCGGCACCACAAAACCCACGCCTGCGTCGGTGAAGTAGCGGCCAACAATCTGCCCGGTGCGCGGTACCAGCACACGCACAATACGCGCCTCACGGCGGCCTTTACGGTCTGCGCCCAGCGGCTGCGCCAGCACTTCATCGCCGTGAACACAGGCTTTCATCTGCTCAGACGACAGATACAGGTCGTCCTTGCGCCCTTCGACGCGCAGGAAGCCGTAGCCATCGCGGTGACCAATGACTTTACCTTTCAGCAGGTCCAGACGCTCCGGCAGCGCGTAGCACTGGCGGCGGGTGAAGACCAGTTGACCGTCACGCTCCATCGCGCGCAAGCGGCGGCGCAGCGCTTCCTGTTGCTCTTCGCCTTCAATATTCAGTTCAATGGCGAGTTCATCACGGCTGGCGGGTTTTTCGCGTTTAGACAGGTGGTCGAGGATAAATTCACGGCTGGGGATAGGATTGGTATATTTTTCTGCTTCTCTTTCCTGAAAAGGATCGTGTGACATCGAGGTTCCTCCGTTGTCAACGGCTGGCGGACTCAGCGTGCTTCCACCAGCAATAATTTGTATAGCGGCTCGTTTTCTTCAATTAATTCGGCCAGCGTAATGTTGTCCAGCTCCTGCAAAAAGCTCTTTACGGCCTTAGAAAGCGCCAGCTTTAAGCGGCAGGCAGAAGTGATATGGCAAAACTCATGGCTGCAGTTGACCAGAGACAGCGGTTCCATATCGCGCACCACGTCACCGATACGAATCTCTCTGGCGGGTTTACCCAGTCGAATCCCACCGTTTTTACCGCGCACTGCCGTCACGTAACCAAGCCTGCTGAGCTGGTTGATGATTTTCACCATGTGATTACGTGACACGTTGTACACTTCGGTCACTTCCGAAATGCTGGTCATGCGCCCCTGCGGCAGGGACGCCATATAAATTAAAGCGCGAAGGCCATAATCCGTAAAACTTGTTAACTGCACAGTCACCTCGAAAAAGGGTCTGGTGGGAAACATTCGTTTACTGCAGACATTATTCTGATGATAAACCAGCCAGACACAATGCGGCTAATTTATTTGGCAAAGACAGGATAAAAGAAGGGAAAAATGCGGAAATTGGGCGCGTTTTCGCGCCCAAACAGACCATTTAGGCGTCAAACGGATCGCGCAGAATCATCGTTTCGCTACGGTCAGGACCGGTCGAGATGATATCAATCGGCACACCGGTGACTTCTTCAATACGCTTGATGTAGTCCAGCGCCGCCTGCGGCAGGCCGCTTCGCTCTTTCACACCAAAGGTGGTCTCAGACCAGCCCGGCATGGTTTCATAAATTGGCTCGATACCTTCCCAGCTATCTGCGGCCATCGGCGTAGTGGTGACTTCGCGACCGTCCGGCAGGCGGTAGCCCACGCAGATTTTCACTTCTTTGAGACCGTCCAGTACGTCCAGCTTGGTCAGGCAGAAGCCAGACAGCGAGTTAATCTGCACTGCACGGCGCACAGCAACGGCGTCAATCCAGCCGGTACGGCGGCGGCGGCCCGTGGTCGCGCCAAACTCGTTGCCTTTCTCACACAGGAACTCACCCACGTCATCGAAAAGCTCAGTCGGGAACGGACCTGCACCTACGCGAGTGGAATAGGCCTTCAGAATACCCAGTACATAATCTACGTAACGCGGACCCACGCCAGAGCCGGTGGACACACCGCCCGCCGTGGTGTTGGATGACGTGACATACGGATACGTACCGTGGTCGATATCCAAAAGCGTGCCCTGTGCGCCTTCAAACATGATGAAGTCGCCGCGCAGACGCGCCTGGTCCAGCAGTTCAGACACATCAACCACCATGCTGGTCAGCAGGTCAGCCACCGCCATCGCATCATCCAGCACTTTCTGGTAGTCAACCGCGTCGGTTTTATAGAAGTTCACCAGCTGGAAGTTGTGATATTCCATCACTTCTTTGAGTTTTTCAGCGAATGCCGCTTTATCAAACAAATCGCCCACGCGCAGACCGCGGCGTGCCACTTTGTCTTCATAAGCCGGGCCAATGCCGCGACCGGTGGTACCGATGGCTTTCGCGCCACGCGCTTTCTCACGCGCAACGTCCAGCGCCACGTGGTAGTCAAGAATCAGCGGGCAGGCTTCAGATAACAACAGACGATCGCGTACCGGAATATCACGGTCTTCCAGCTCTTTCATCTCTTTGAGCAGTGCCGCAGGAGAGAGCACCACACCGTTACCGATGACGCTGGTGACATTCTCACGAAGAATACCTGAGGGGATAAGATGGAGAACGGTTTTTTCACCGTTGATAACCAGAGTGTGGCCCGCGTTATGGCCACCCTGGTAGCGCACAACATATTTGGCCCGTTCAGTCAGAAGATCGACGATCTTTCCTTTGCCTTCGTCACCCCATTGGGTGCCCAGTACGACGACGTTGTTACCCATTTTGAAATATCACCGTTTGCTTAAAAAAGGATTCTACCATCGGTTTTCCAGAGATTCAGCCTCAATTGGCAGAAAAATGCCCATTTTTAGCTCAGGCAAACGTTCTCCTCAACATGTAGTAGATAACAAACCCAGCAACCACAAGCGCACCGCCGTAGCGACGCAGCGTGGTATCAGGGAGCGTTGCGATTGAGCTAATCATGCGTCGCCACAGTGACGGAAATAGCATGGGTCCCAGACCTTCAAGCACCAGAACCAGCGCCAGTGCCCCTATAATCGTTGCATTCATTCTCATTCCACCAGACAAAAAAAGAGCCGGAACAAGTCCGGCTCGGGGATATCGCGTTGACGCTCAGTGCCCCACGTGACTCACGCGGGGCTAAGATTAGCGCTGGCTTTGCTTCGGCGTCTTCATATAACGGAAGAAGTCGTTTTCCGGGCTCAGCACCATCACGTCCTGGTTGGACTTGAAGCTGGACTCGTAAGCACGAAGGCTACGGATGAAAGCATAGAAATCCGGATCCTGGCTGAATGCATCGGCAAACAGCTTGGCGGCTTCAGCATCACCTTCACCGCGGGTCATCAGCGCCTGACGCTCAGCTTCTGCCAGCGTACGGGTCACTTCGTAATCCGCGGTCGCACGCAGCTTCTCAGCCTCTTCCTGGCCCTGTGAACGATGGCGACGCGCTACCGCTTCACGCTCGGCGCGCATACGGTTGTAAATCGCCTCAGATACCTCGGTCGGCAGGTTGATCTGCTTGATACGCACATCCACCACTTCAATACCCAGTGCCGCCATACTGTTCGGGTTGATAACCGGCACTTTGCCGTTGGTCTCTTCCGTCACGCGCTCGGCCGCTTTGGCAATCGCATCGTCTGCCGCAGGCGTTGACACTTCATCATCGGTGCCTGCAGAGCCAGAGTTCAGCGCTTCACGCACTTCGAGCGTCAGGCGACCGCGCGAGTCGGTCACAATGTCTTTTACATCAAGGCGACCAATTTCAGAACGCAGACGGTCACTGAATTTACGCTTGAGCAGCACTTCGGCCTGAGATACATCGCCACCGCCAGTTGCCAGGTAGTAGCGGCTGAAATCACTGATGCGCCACTTGATGTAGGAGTCGACAATCAGGTCTTTCTTCTCTTTGGTGACAAAACGATCGGCCTGGTTATCCATGGTCTGGATACGCGCATCGAGCGTTTTCACTGACTCAATAAACGGCACCTTAAAGTGCAGACCTGGCGCAAACACCAGCGGTTTGTTCTCATCGTCACGCACCACTTTCCCGAAGCGCAGAGTAATGCCGCGTTCGCCTTCTTTCACCACGAAAACCGAGGCGTAGAGTGCAACGAGCACAATGATAATGACTGCAATTACTGACTTACGCATCGTTATTCACTCCCCCGGCGCTGGGTGTCGTTGCGCTGCGCGTTGGCGCGGCGCTGGTCCATGATATCGCCATTGCTGCTTGATGCAGGGCGGTTAGCGCGGTTACTGCTGTCTGACGCGGGCGGCAGGCGCAGCAGGTTGCTGTCGCTGTTGCTCTTTACGTCGGACTGCGCCCCACCTTTGAGCATCTGGTCCAGCGGCAGCACCATCAGGTTGCCACCCTTGTCGTTAACCAGCACTTTACGGGTATTACTGAGCACTTTCTCCATCGTTTCGATGTACAGACGCTCACGAGTAATTTCCGGTGCAGCTTTATATTCCGGCAGGATACGGGCAAAGCGAGACACTTCACCCTGCGCTTCCAGTACGGTCTGGGTCTTATACGCACGCGCCTCTTCGAGGATACGCTGAGCCTGACCGTTGGCACGCGGCTGGACTTCGTTGGTGTAGGCTTCTGCCTCACGAATGTACTGCTGCTCGTTCTCACGCGCCGCAATGGCGTCATCAAACGCAGACTTCACTTCTTCCGGCGGACGCGCGGCCTGGAAGTTGACGTCCAGCAGTGTGATACCCATGTTGTACGGCCTGATGGTTTCTTCAAGCTCGCGCTGGGTATCGCTACGGATAACGGTACGCCCTTCGGTAAGGATACGGTCCATCGTGTATTTGCCGATAACCCCGCGCAGCGCACTGTCGGTGGCCTGACGCAGGCTGTCGTCTGCGCTGGTTACGCTGTAGAGATAGCGCTGAGGGTCTGTCACGCGGTACTGCACGTTCATTTCAACGCGCACCACGTTTTCATCAGAGGTCAGCATCACGCCAGACGCGGCCAGTTCACGCACGGATTCGACGTTTACCGCACGCACTTCATCAATGAAGGTCGGTTTCCAGTTAAGGCCAGGCTCGACCAGCCGGTCAAACTTACCAAAACGCATCACTGCGCCGCGCTCGGCTTCTTTGATGGTGTAAAAGCCGCTGGCAGCCCAACCAATGACTGCGATGACCGCAACAATGCCGACAATTTTGCCGCCCATCTGAGCGCGTGGCTCCTGCGTACCGCCAGAATTACCGCCACCGCCTAAGCCACCAAGCTTTTTGCTCAGTTTGCGAAAAATATCATCCAGGTCAGGCGGCCCCTGATCGCGGCCTCCCTTGTTGTTATTTCCCCCAGAGTCGCCGCCGGGCTTGCTGCTTCCCCACGGGTCGCGGTCTTGTCCGTTATTACCGGGCTGATTCCACGCCATGTTTATGCTCCATAATTGTTGTGCGGTGATATACCTTTCGTGTCCGAAGCCGCGCCGTAACCGGCTGTTATGAGCAGCTCACCAGCGCCCTCAACAACCGCTACACTGCCACACCAGACCTTCCTGGCATCCCCAATTGGGGAGAAAATCTTCAGGCAGACCAGCAGAATTACACCAGGTAATCCACCAGCCCCGGTTCTTGCTTACAGAGGCGACGCCAGTCAACTACAGGCATTCTGACCTGCAGTCCAACACTGCCATCTTCCTCCAACCACTCTTTTTCTATCGCCTGAAGCTGATAAAAACGGCTGCGCAGACGCCCCGCTTGTGGAGGAAGCATCAGCGTATGCTGTGCTATCTCACCGGAAAGGCGCTCTGTCAGAGCCTGGAAAAGCAGTGGCAAACCCGCGCCAGTCTGGGCAGAAAGCCAGACCCGCACGGGTACGTTTTCTTCGTCACGGTCGATACGCGGAACAAAATCATCCAGCATATCGATTTTGTTCATGACCAGCAGCGTCGGTATCTCCAGGGCATCAATTTCCTCAAGCACCGACTCTACAGCTTCAATATTTTCTTTTACCCGCAGATCCGCTGCATCAATTACATGCAGCAACAGCGTCGCCTGCCGGGTTTCCTGTAGCGTTGCCTTAAACGCGGCAACAAGATCGTGCGGCAGGTGGCGAATAAAGCCTACCGTATCCGCCAGCACGGTTTCACCCACATCCGCAACGTCAATGCGGCGCAGTGTCGGATCCAGGGTCGCAAAAAGCTGATCCGCGGCGTAAACCTCCGCCGAGGTCAGGCTGTTAAACAGGGTGGATTTACCGGCGTTGGTATAGCCCACCAGCGATACCGTTGGCACGTCGGCGCGGGTACGCGCACGTCTGCCCTGCTCGCGCTGTTTTTCGACCTTTTCGAGGCGAGAGAGGATTTGGCTGATGCGGTTACGCAGCAAGCGGCGGTCAGTCTCAAGCTGGGTTTCCCCTGGGCCACGCAGGCCGATGCCGCCTTTCTGGCGTTCAAGGTGGGTCCAGCCGCGCACAAGGCGCGTCGCCAGATGGCGCAGTTGCGCCAGCTCAACCTGCAGCTTACCTTCGTGGGTACGCGCACGTTGGGCAAAAATATCTAAAATAAGACCCGTGCGGTCAATAACGCGACACTCGCACAGCCGCTCAAGATTACGCTCCTGAGCCGGGGTCAACGCATGATCAAAGAGCACGACAGAGGCGCCAGTGGCTTTTACGGCATCGGCGATTTCTGTGGCCTTGCCTTCACCAACAAAATACTTCGGGTGCGGTGACTTACGGGTACCGGTGACCACCTGCAACGCTTCGACGCCCGCAGAAGATACCAGGGCTTCAAACTCCTGGAGGTCTTCCATGTCTTTGTCTTGCACAAACCAGATGTGTACCAGCACCGCCTGCTCACCGGCGTCATAACGGTCAAACAAGCGTATAACCTCTCAAAAATACCAGCGGGGAACACAGTTGGACTGGTTCCCCGTCATGGAACGACAGCCATTCACCTTATTCGGTTTCGTCGCTGTCCTGCGGCGCAGAAGAGGACGACTGCGCGTTGTTATTGCCGTGATGATAATTGCTGGAACCACCGCCGCCGGCATTATTGCTGTGATGAGACACCGGGCGAGACGGTACAACCGTTGAAATCGCATGCTTATAGACCATCTGGCTGACCGTGTTTTTCAACAGGATCACGAACTGATCAAAAGACTCAATCTGGCCTTGCAGCTTAATACCATTCACCAAATAAATAGAAACCGGAACGCGCTCCCGACGCAATGCGTTCAGGAACGGATCTTGCAAAGATTGCCCCTTAGCCATTCTATCTTTTCCTTATAGCTTGTTGTTTGTACTTGCGAACCCATGGGCTCTGAAAAATATGTCAAAATTTGCACACGAGACGCCTTAATTGTACACGTTCATTAATGTTACGCACTAACAACCTGCACCACTTCGTCCAGAGCTGACTGAGGACTGCCACTGTCCAGCCAGTGAACCTCTTTCCAGCCGCGTAGCCACGTCATCTGACGTTTAGCTAATTGTCTCGTCGCGCAAATACCGCGATAAACCATCTCATCGTATGTGATTTCTCCCGCCAGATATGACCACATCTGGCGGTATCCCACACAACGGACGGAAGGCATATCCGTATGCAAGTCTACGCGGGCAAAAAGCGCCCGCGCTTCGGCTTCAAAACCTGAAGCCAACATCTGATGAAAACGCTGCTCAATCTTGTGATGGAGCAGTTCACGGCTCGCCGGGGCGATGGCGAACTGATACACCTGATAAGGCAGAGCGTCTCCCGACGTGCGAGTCAACTCCGTTAAAGTTTTACCCGAAATAAAAAAAACTTCCAGTGCCCGGGAAAGCCTTTGCGGATCGTTAGGATGAATACGTTGCGCCGCCACAGGGTCAATCTCCTGCAACTGCCGGTGCAATACGTCCCATCCCTGCTCTGCTGCCTGTTGCTCAATGCGGCTGCGAACCGCCGGGTCTGCCGAAGGCAGCGGTGAAAGCCCCTCGAGCAGCGCCCTGAAATAGAGCATCGTCCCGCCGACCAGCAACGGAATGCGCCCTACGGCCGTAATCTCAGCCATTTCTGCCAGCGCATCACGGCGAAAATCCGCCGCAGAATAAACCTGCGACGGATCCCTGATATCCAGCAACCGATGCGGCGCCTGCGCCAGTTCTTCAGGGCCAGGCTTTGCCGTACCGATGTCCATCCCTTTGTAAATAAGGGCCGAATCGACACTTATCAACTCAACGGGCAAAATCTTACGTAATTCAATCGCCAGCGCCGTTTTCCCGGAGGCGGTCGGCCCCATGAGAAAAATTGCCTTCGGCAGGCCAGCCTTACTTACTTCATTATCAACGTCAGTCATGCTTCAGGGCGTTCATCGCCGGGTGTAAATCAATAGGTTGCAATAAACCACTCGGCGGTGACTTCAGCAGCTGTGGACAAAGACGCTCTA
Coding sequences:
- the rnr gene encoding ribonuclease R gives rise to the protein MSHDPFQEREAEKYTNPIPSREFILDHLSKREKPASRDELAIELNIEGEEQQEALRRRLRAMERDGQLVFTRRQCYALPERLDLLKGKVIGHRDGYGFLRVEGRKDDLYLSSEQMKACVHGDEVLAQPLGADRKGRREARIVRVLVPRTGQIVGRYFTDAGVGFVVPDDSRLSFDILIPPEEIQGARMGFVVVVELTQRPTRRTKAIGKIVEVLGDNMGTGMAVDIALRTHDIPYVWPEAVEKEVSGLSEQVPEAAKAGRVDLRSLPLVTIDGEDARDFDDAVYCEKKRGGGWRLWVAIADVSYYVRPRTALDAEACSRGTSVYFPSQVVPMLPEVLSNGLCSLNPQVDRLCMVCEMTISARGNISTYKFYEAVMSSHARLTYTKVWHMLQGDAELREQYQPLVKPIEELHSLYKTLDEARAERGGISFESEEAKFIFNAERRIERIEQTVRNDAHKLIEECMILANVAAARFVEKHKEPALFRVHDTPTTEAINSFRSVLSELGLELPGGNKPQPSDYSALLASIADRPDHEMLQTMLLRSMKQAIYDPENRGHFGLALSSYGHFTSPIRRYPDLLLHRAIKYLIAKISGDEDRLAQNGGWHYSMEEMLQLGEHCSMTERRADEATRDVADWLKCDFMLDQVGQTFNGVISSVTGFGFFVRLDELFIDGLVHVSSLDNDYYRFDQVGQRLIGESGGHTYRLGDRVEVKVEAVNMDERKIDFSLISSERGPRNEGKTAREKAKKGASKGGAGKRRQAGKRVNFEPDSAFRSDKGKKAPKAKKDKKDKKEKKAKTPSAKTRKIAAATKAKRAAKKPAE
- a CDS encoding DUF2065 domain-containing protein → MNATIIGALALVLVLEGLGPMLFPSLWRRMISSIATLPDTTLRRYGGALVVAGFVIYYMLRRTFA
- a CDS encoding adenylosuccinate synthase translates to MGNNVVVLGTQWGDEGKGKIVDLLTERAKYVVRYQGGHNAGHTLVINGEKTVLHLIPSGILRENVTSVIGNGVVLSPAALLKEMKELEDRDIPVRDRLLLSEACPLILDYHVALDVAREKARGAKAIGTTGRGIGPAYEDKVARRGLRVGDLFDKAAFAEKLKEVMEYHNFQLVNFYKTDAVDYQKVLDDAMAVADLLTSMVVDVSELLDQARLRGDFIMFEGAQGTLLDIDHGTYPYVTSSNTTAGGVSTGSGVGPRYVDYVLGILKAYSTRVGAGPFPTELFDDVGEFLCEKGNEFGATTGRRRRTGWIDAVAVRRAVQINSLSGFCLTKLDVLDGLKEVKICVGYRLPDGREVTTTPMAADSWEGIEPIYETMPGWSETTFGVKERSGLPQAALDYIKRIEEVTGVPIDIISTGPDRSETMILRDPFDA
- the miaA gene encoding tRNA (adenosine(37)-N6)-dimethylallyltransferase MiaA; protein product: MTDVDNEVSKAGLPKAIFLMGPTASGKTALAIELRKILPVELISVDSALIYKGMDIGTAKPGPEELAQAPHRLLDIRDPSQVYSAADFRRDALAEMAEITAVGRIPLLVGGTMLYFRALLEGLSPLPSADPAVRSRIEQQAAEQGWDVLHRQLQEIDPVAAQRIHPNDPQRLSRALEVFFISGKTLTELTRTSGDALPYQVYQFAIAPASRELLHHKIEQRFHQMLASGFEAEARALFARVDLHTDMPSVRCVGYRQMWSYLAGEITYDEMVYRGICATRQLAKRQMTWLRGWKEVHWLDSGSPQSALDEVVQVVSA
- the hflK gene encoding FtsH protease activity modulator HflK, encoding MAWNQPGNNGQDRDPWGSSKPGGDSGGNNNKGGRDQGPPDLDDIFRKLSKKLGGLGGGGNSGGTQEPRAQMGGKIVGIVAVIAVIGWAASGFYTIKEAERGAVMRFGKFDRLVEPGLNWKPTFIDEVRAVNVESVRELAASGVMLTSDENVVRVEMNVQYRVTDPQRYLYSVTSADDSLRQATDSALRGVIGKYTMDRILTEGRTVIRSDTQRELEETIRPYNMGITLLDVNFQAARPPEEVKSAFDDAIAARENEQQYIREAEAYTNEVQPRANGQAQRILEEARAYKTQTVLEAQGEVSRFARILPEYKAAPEITRERLYIETMEKVLSNTRKVLVNDKGGNLMVLPLDQMLKGGAQSDVKSNSDSNLLRLPPASDSSNRANRPASSSNGDIMDQRRANAQRNDTQRRGSE
- the hflX gene encoding GTPase HflX; this encodes MFDRYDAGEQAVLVHIWFVQDKDMEDLQEFEALVSSAGVEALQVVTGTRKSPHPKYFVGEGKATEIADAVKATGASVVLFDHALTPAQERNLERLCECRVIDRTGLILDIFAQRARTHEGKLQVELAQLRHLATRLVRGWTHLERQKGGIGLRGPGETQLETDRRLLRNRISQILSRLEKVEKQREQGRRARTRADVPTVSLVGYTNAGKSTLFNSLTSAEVYAADQLFATLDPTLRRIDVADVGETVLADTVGFIRHLPHDLVAAFKATLQETRQATLLLHVIDAADLRVKENIEAVESVLEEIDALEIPTLLVMNKIDMLDDFVPRIDRDEENVPVRVWLSAQTGAGLPLLFQALTERLSGEIAQHTLMLPPQAGRLRSRFYQLQAIEKEWLEEDGSVGLQVRMPVVDWRRLCKQEPGLVDYLV
- the nsrR gene encoding nitric oxide-sensing transcriptional repressor NsrR, with protein sequence MQLTSFTDYGLRALIYMASLPQGRMTSISEVTEVYNVSRNHMVKIINQLSRLGYVTAVRGKNGGIRLGKPAREIRIGDVVRDMEPLSLVNCSHEFCHITSACRLKLALSKAVKSFLQELDNITLAELIEENEPLYKLLLVEAR
- the hflC gene encoding protease modulator HflC, translated to MRKSVIAVIIIVLVALYASVFVVKEGERGITLRFGKVVRDDENKPLVFAPGLHFKVPFIESVKTLDARIQTMDNQADRFVTKEKKDLIVDSYIKWRISDFSRYYLATGGGDVSQAEVLLKRKFSDRLRSEIGRLDVKDIVTDSRGRLTLEVREALNSGSAGTDDEVSTPAADDAIAKAAERVTEETNGKVPVINPNSMAALGIEVVDVRIKQINLPTEVSEAIYNRMRAEREAVARRHRSQGQEEAEKLRATADYEVTRTLAEAERQALMTRGEGDAEAAKLFADAFSQDPDFYAFIRSLRAYESSFKSNQDVMVLSPENDFFRYMKTPKQSQR
- the hfq gene encoding RNA chaperone Hfq is translated as MAKGQSLQDPFLNALRRERVPVSIYLVNGIKLQGQIESFDQFVILLKNTVSQMVYKHAISTVVPSRPVSHHSNNAGGGGSSNYHHGNNNAQSSSSAPQDSDETE